The proteins below are encoded in one region of Elusimicrobiota bacterium:
- a CDS encoding DUF2723 domain-containing protein: MILVYLLSLGIYLITLCPTVYVGDSGEFATAAYTLGITHPPGYPLYVLLGKIFTFIIPYGNIAYRLNIMSAVFGALTCGIVYLVMKQLISSSSASLFRYPTIPQSHNPTFLFACLPALFLAFSKTFWSQSVIAKGGIYTLTSFFIVLLIYISVLKNKNIYLFSFIAGLSIAGHYISGLLLIAFLVFYWKNLFGKNKPFANIIICIFFILLALTILVSMPVRSLENPLMNQGNTGTLHNFIAHIRRVQYKSYEFGQKVTFSTKLLFIKHYFKLAGEQFTYYMLPFVLFGLIKFYKSCKKICILTVGLFLLNGLGLIFILRFQFNPQQTSVVEVYYLPAYTVMAIWLGIGFFYFFRIFTFNKFKKSTPLPVLSLDKTRGEPSEYLKLSLFSCLLILPVIMNFNYNSKRNNFVAYDYSSNIIKSLPKNSHFFSSGDNQMFLLSYQQWCLKKRLDVSFYTDTGLLFKNVYGDDFFQLTKEQKQERREYVQRELLKQARPICFSLGSSFSNLRDVKSDISGIIYKAKPLNVNYDLWQVYVTRGIDNKNYLSEYLLRDVSSQYHYFLAEKYYKDKKNDEMLKEYDKAGQNGGDVEWVYNNIGISLKEKGFIEEAIVRYRKGIEINPYDENIRNNLAFIYLTRGYEKFQINKYEEAKDDYMKSSEASPELAEPHCYLGVLYEKTNQNEAALSEYKKAISLKYYYVDAHYNLGVAYWKIKYWKGVVEEFETVLQLNPAHSEAKKYLAILKK, translated from the coding sequence ATGATTTTAGTGTATTTATTATCATTAGGGATATATCTAATAACATTATGCCCTACAGTTTATGTGGGTGATAGCGGAGAATTTGCAACTGCGGCATATACTTTGGGTATTACTCATCCGCCCGGGTATCCATTGTATGTATTGCTTGGAAAAATATTTACATTCATAATACCTTACGGAAATATTGCATATAGATTAAACATAATGAGCGCCGTTTTCGGCGCATTAACATGCGGAATTGTGTATTTGGTTATGAAACAGCTTATCTCCTCATCTTCTGCTTCGCTATTCCGCTATCCCACAATCCCACAATCCCACAATCCCACTTTCTTATTCGCCTGTCTTCCTGCGTTATTTTTAGCTTTTTCTAAAACTTTCTGGTCGCAAAGTGTTATAGCTAAAGGCGGTATATATACCCTAACTTCGTTTTTTATTGTATTACTTATCTATATATCAGTATTGAAAAATAAAAATATTTATTTGTTTTCTTTTATTGCGGGATTAAGCATAGCAGGACATTATATTTCCGGATTATTGCTAATTGCATTTTTAGTTTTTTACTGGAAGAATCTCTTTGGGAAAAATAAACCTTTTGCTAATATTATTATTTGTATATTTTTTATATTGCTGGCTTTGACGATTCTGGTATCTATGCCTGTCCGGTCTTTGGAAAATCCTCTAATGAATCAGGGAAATACAGGAACATTGCATAATTTTATAGCACATATCAGGCGTGTTCAATATAAATCATATGAATTCGGACAAAAAGTTACATTTTCGACAAAGTTGTTGTTTATAAAACATTATTTTAAACTTGCAGGTGAACAATTCACATATTATATGTTACCTTTTGTATTGTTTGGTTTAATAAAATTTTATAAATCGTGTAAAAAAATATGTATTCTTACTGTAGGATTATTTTTATTAAACGGTTTAGGTCTAATCTTTATTTTAAGATTTCAATTCAATCCGCAGCAAACATCCGTTGTAGAAGTTTATTATCTACCTGCCTATACCGTTATGGCTATTTGGCTAGGGATTGGCTTTTTTTACTTTTTTCGCATTTTTACCTTTAATAAATTCAAAAAAAGTACCCCCCTGCCAGTTTTATCGTTAGACAAAACTAGGGGGGAACCTTCTGAATATTTAAAACTTTCTTTATTTTCCTGCCTTTTGATTTTACCTGTCATTATGAATTTTAATTATAATAGCAAAAGAAATAATTTTGTAGCATATGATTATTCTTCAAATATTATAAAGTCTCTTCCCAAAAATTCACATTTTTTCTCTTCAGGTGATAATCAGATGTTTCTTCTGTCTTACCAGCAATGGTGCCTAAAAAAACGGTTAGATGTTTCTTTTTATACCGATACCGGACTTTTATTTAAGAATGTTTATGGTGATGATTTCTTTCAACTTACAAAAGAACAAAAGCAGGAAAGAAGGGAGTATGTTCAAAGAGAACTATTAAAACAAGCAAGACCTATATGTTTTTCGTTAGGTAGTAGTTTTTCAAATTTAAGGGATGTCAAATCTGATATTTCAGGAATAATATATAAAGCAAAACCGCTGAACGTTAATTATGATTTGTGGCAGGTATATGTAACTCGTGGTATAGATAATAAAAATTATTTAAGTGAATACCTTTTGAGAGATGTTTCTTCGCAATACCACTATTTTCTTGCTGAAAAATATTATAAAGACAAGAAAAATGATGAAATGTTAAAAGAATATGATAAAGCCGGACAAAACGGCGGAGATGTAGAATGGGTTTATAATAATATCGGAATTTCACTCAAAGAAAAAGGATTTATTGAAGAGGCAATTGTAAGATATAGAAAAGGTATTGAAATAAATCCCTACGATGAAAACATCAGGAATAATCTTGCATTTATTTATTTGACAAGGGGGTATGAAAAATTCCAAATAAATAAATATGAAGAAGCAAAAGACGATTATATGAAATCTTCGGAAGCAAGTCCGGAGCTTGCGGAACCGCATTGTTATCTTGGTGTTTTGTATGAGAAGACAAATCAAAATGAAGCAGCATTATCCGAATATAAAAAAGCAATATCGCTAAAATACTATTATGTTGATGCACACTATAATCTGGGTGTTGCTTATTGGAAAATAAAATACTGGAAAGGTGTTGTTGAAGAATTTGAAACTGTATTACAGCTTAATCCTGCTCATTCCGAAGCAAAAAAGTATCTGGCAATACTAAAAAAATGA
- a CDS encoding GIY-YIG nuclease family protein yields the protein MKKYYSIYILTNKNNTVLYTGITSNLKKRVYEHKNKIVKGFTEKYNINKLVYYEVFENPVDAISREKQIKAGSRNKKIKLVEIMNSRWTDLYNNL from the coding sequence ATGAAAAAGTATTATTCAATTTATATTTTAACAAACAAGAACAATACAGTTCTTTATACGGGAATAACAAGCAACTTAAAAAAGCGAGTTTATGAACATAAAAATAAAATTGTAAAAGGTTTCACTGAAAAATACAACATTAATAAACTTGTTTATTATGAAGTTTTTGAAAATCCAGTAGATGCAATAAGCAGAGAAAAACAAATAAAAGCGGGTTCAAGAAATAAGAAAATTAAGTTAGTTGAAATTATGAATTCAAGGTGGACTGATTTGTATAATAACTTATGA
- the mnmA gene encoding tRNA 2-thiouridine(34) synthase MnmA: protein MKKKVLMLMSGGVDSSLAAYILKKEGYEVIGCTMRLFLCKNNTSGKQCCSPDDINVARLTAQQLGIKHYVIDKTDIFNKHVIDNFISEYFKGRTPNPCIVCNLKIKFDFMLRFAKGLGCDFLATGHYAKIEKTNAGYLLKKGIDNMKDQSYFLYGLTQKNLPHILFPLGDYKKTEIRKMAKELNLKVADKKESQEICFVEGADYRGFLKTQINADKIKTGNFIDTSGKILGIHKGLPFYTIGQRHGLGLSVGYPIFVTKIDTVKNEITVGKKEDLLGKEFSLEDVSWTTHKPKKFPIAAKVRIRYKNKESKAKIFLDGRDVNVEFSLPQMSITPGQSAVFYKKDMVLGGGLIKKVSN, encoded by the coding sequence ATGAAAAAAAAAGTTTTAATGTTAATGTCGGGTGGGGTTGATTCCTCACTTGCTGCATATATTCTTAAAAAAGAAGGATATGAGGTTATTGGCTGCACAATGCGGCTTTTTTTGTGTAAAAACAATACTTCGGGGAAACAGTGCTGTTCTCCTGATGACATAAACGTTGCCAGATTAACTGCACAGCAACTTGGGATAAAACATTATGTAATTGATAAAACAGATATATTTAATAAGCATGTAATTGATAATTTTATTTCTGAATATTTTAAAGGCAGAACGCCAAATCCTTGTATCGTCTGTAATTTGAAAATAAAATTTGATTTTATGTTAAGATTCGCAAAAGGATTAGGGTGTGATTTTCTGGCAACCGGTCATTATGCAAAAATAGAAAAAACTAATGCCGGATATTTATTAAAAAAGGGTATTGATAATATGAAAGATCAATCATATTTTCTTTATGGTCTTACCCAGAAAAACCTACCCCATATTTTATTTCCGTTAGGTGACTATAAAAAAACTGAAATCAGAAAAATGGCTAAAGAATTGAATCTTAAAGTTGCGGATAAAAAGGAAAGCCAGGAAATATGTTTCGTTGAAGGTGCTGATTACCGCGGATTTTTGAAAACGCAGATTAACGCAGATAAAATTAAAACAGGAAATTTCATTGACACTTCAGGAAAAATCTTAGGAATTCACAAAGGATTACCATTTTATACAATCGGGCAGCGGCATGGTCTCGGTTTATCGGTTGGTTATCCCATATTTGTTACAAAAATTGATACAGTTAAAAATGAAATTACGGTCGGCAAAAAAGAAGATTTATTAGGAAAAGAATTTTCGTTAGAAGATGTTTCGTGGACAACTCATAAACCAAAAAAATTCCCTATTGCAGCAAAAGTAAGGATTCGATATAAAAACAAAGAATCAAAAGCAAAAATATTTTTAGACGGACGGGATGTTAATGTTGAGTTTAGTTTACCGCAAATGTCGATTACTCCGGGACAATCTGCAGTGTTTTACAAAAAAGACATGGTTTTGGGCGGCGGGCTAATAAAGAAAGTTTCAAACTGA
- a CDS encoding DUF4159 domain-containing protein has protein sequence MINKKNVQRPMSNVQCHAKWFIFIFVMVLLTSDFGLWTSDNLYCQQGGKFVFSQLQYAGKWDMRQTAWDRISEYLVMTTSVKVVPQRRIIRITEEELFWSPFIVITGDSDFPQLTDNELKMLKKYIQGGGMIFIDDSSGKKGFGFDKLIRTTIAKLLSENPLEKIPMNDAIFKSFYLLKNTSGRIVVNRYLEGCKIGERYSIIYSQNDLLGAWEKDNLGNYIYPCEEQQRWEAKKLTLNIIMYALTGTYKSDSIHKSFIQNKLR, from the coding sequence ATGATAAATAAAAAAAATGTCCAACGTCCGATGTCCAATGTCCAATGTCATGCTAAATGGTTCATATTTATTTTTGTTATGGTTTTATTGACTTCGGACTTCGGACTTTGGACTTCGGACAATCTTTACTGCCAGCAAGGGGGCAAATTTGTTTTTAGCCAGCTGCAATATGCGGGTAAATGGGATATGCGGCAAACAGCATGGGATAGAATTTCGGAATACCTGGTCATGACAACAAGCGTGAAGGTTGTGCCGCAGAGGCGGATTATCAGGATAACAGAAGAGGAACTTTTCTGGTCGCCCTTTATTGTAATTACAGGTGACTCTGATTTTCCGCAATTGACGGATAATGAGTTAAAGATGCTTAAAAAGTATATACAAGGTGGTGGAATGATTTTTATTGATGATTCATCAGGTAAAAAAGGTTTTGGGTTTGACAAGTTAATTAGGACTACTATTGCAAAACTGCTTTCTGAAAATCCGCTTGAAAAAATACCTATGAACGATGCAATATTTAAATCTTTTTACTTGTTAAAAAATACATCAGGAAGAATTGTTGTAAATAGATATTTGGAAGGCTGCAAAATAGGTGAACGCTATAGCATTATATACTCACAGAATGATTTATTAGGTGCATGGGAAAAAGACAATCTTGGTAATTATATTTATCCTTGCGAAGAACAGCAGAGGTGGGAAGCCAAGAAATTAACACTTAATATTATAATGTATGCTTTAACCGGTACATACAAGTCCGACAGCATACACAAATCATTTATACAAAACAAACTAAGATGA
- the nifU gene encoding Fe-S cluster assembly scaffold protein NifU: protein MQYSSKVMEHFNNPRNVGEIPDADGIGNVGNPVCGDIMRLYIKVKDGVIIDAKFKTFGCGAAIATSSMVTEMVKGKNIDEALKISNRAVAEALGGLPSVKMHCSVLAEEALRAAIDDYYKKLKKQK from the coding sequence ATGCAATATTCTTCAAAAGTAATGGAACACTTTAACAATCCGAGAAACGTAGGTGAAATACCGGATGCTGACGGGATTGGTAATGTCGGTAATCCGGTCTGTGGCGACATAATGCGGCTTTATATAAAGGTTAAAGACGGTGTGATTATTGACGCTAAATTTAAGACGTTCGGCTGCGGGGCAGCTATAGCGACATCATCAATGGTAACAGAAATGGTAAAAGGCAAAAATATTGATGAAGCATTAAAAATTTCAAATCGCGCAGTTGCAGAAGCGTTAGGCGGACTTCCATCTGTCAAAATGCATTGTTCGGTTCTCGCCGAAGAAGCACTTCGTGCCGCTATTGATGACTACTATAAAAAACTCAAGAAACAAAAATAG
- a CDS encoding P-II family nitrogen regulator: MSDLNLITCIVQRGKADKVVKDAMKAGAEGATIFYARGTGIRQKLGFWGKIITPEKEVILIVTKKGQTNNVFDEIVKSGNLEKPGQGFAFIHAIDRAIGFLEQDTMALK; encoded by the coding sequence ATGAGTGATCTTAATCTTATTACATGTATTGTTCAAAGAGGGAAAGCTGACAAAGTTGTAAAAGATGCAATGAAAGCCGGTGCTGAGGGTGCAACTATTTTTTATGCAAGAGGGACGGGAATACGGCAAAAACTTGGTTTTTGGGGCAAAATAATCACACCTGAAAAAGAAGTTATTCTTATCGTGACAAAAAAAGGGCAAACTAACAACGTGTTCGATGAAATTGTTAAATCAGGTAACCTTGAAAAACCGGGACAGGGATTTGCATTTATTCATGCTATTGATAGGGCAATTGGGTTTTTGGAACAAGACACAATGGCCTTAAAATAG
- a CDS encoding DUF58 domain-containing protein has product MSTKSYLDPLVIAKLSTMALKAKFVVDGFISGLHTSKFKGYSVEFAQHREYSFGDELKHLDWKIYGRSDRYFIKQYEEETNLKAYLLLDASGSMGYKSNGISKLEYASYLAASLSYMMIKQSDSVGLVVYDTGIRKNIPPRSSYNHLSVIFDELSYLSTGGETDISKILLDFSKNLKKRALIILISDLFDEQDKIIKAVKNYRYAKHEVIVFHIMDKMEEILDFGGNVLFKSMENSDFLVTEPEIIKKEYQKLILEFVGKYRTEFQKADIDYSFFNTSTPLDIALTDYFSKREKL; this is encoded by the coding sequence ATGAGTACGAAATCTTATCTTGACCCGTTAGTAATTGCAAAACTTTCAACAATGGCTTTAAAAGCAAAATTTGTTGTTGATGGTTTTATATCCGGGCTTCATACAAGCAAGTTCAAGGGGTATTCTGTTGAATTTGCCCAGCACAGGGAATATTCTTTTGGTGACGAATTGAAACATCTTGATTGGAAAATCTACGGGAGGTCGGACAGGTATTTCATAAAACAATATGAAGAAGAAACAAATCTAAAGGCATATCTTTTGCTTGATGCGAGTGGTTCAATGGGATATAAGTCTAACGGGATTTCTAAATTGGAATATGCATCGTATCTTGCTGCTTCACTTTCATATATGATGATAAAACAAAGTGATTCGGTCGGGCTTGTCGTATATGATACGGGAATAAGAAAAAATATTCCGCCGCGTTCCAGTTATAATCATCTATCCGTTATATTTGACGAACTTTCATACCTGTCTACAGGTGGTGAAACTGATATTTCGAAAATACTTTTGGATTTTTCAAAAAACCTTAAAAAAAGAGCACTTATTATCCTGATTTCAGACCTGTTTGATGAACAGGATAAAATAATCAAAGCGGTAAAAAATTACAGATATGCCAAACATGAAGTTATTGTTTTTCATATTATGGACAAGATGGAGGAAATTTTGGATTTTGGGGGTAACGTTTTGTTCAAAAGTATGGAAAATAGTGATTTTTTGGTTACTGAGCCGGAAATTATTAAAAAGGAATATCAAAAACTCATCTTAGAGTTTGTCGGGAAATATAGAACGGAATTTCAAAAAGCAGATATTGATTATTCTTTTTTTAATACATCAACCCCGCTTGACATAGCATTAACTGATTACTTTTCAAAAAGAGAGAAATTATGA
- a CDS encoding MoxR family ATPase, with translation MDKTGEIKLVEKIVEARKEILEQLRNVIVGQQDIIDQILISVFAKGHCLIVGVPGLAKTLLVSTISQILDLEFSRIQFTPDLMPSDITGTEVIQQNVSTGERNFKFIKGPVFANIVLADEINRTPPKTQSALLQAMQEYKVTVAGQTYPLPSPFFVLATQNPIEQEGTYPLPEAQLDRFFFQINIDYPNVDDEKEIVRKTTGILPVEIKNLLNAKEILTLQEIVRKVPVSDYVVDYVVKLVSETRPKNSSLDFVKKWINWGAGPRASQNLILAGKARAVLDNRYTVSVEDIKVVAFPVLRHRLILNYTAEAEGITTEDIIKKLLENIKPK, from the coding sequence ATGGATAAAACAGGTGAGATAAAACTTGTTGAGAAGATTGTTGAGGCGAGAAAAGAGATTCTTGAACAATTGAGAAATGTCATTGTAGGACAACAGGACATTATAGACCAGATTTTGATTTCAGTTTTTGCTAAAGGACACTGCCTTATTGTCGGAGTTCCGGGTCTTGCTAAAACACTTTTAGTTTCAACAATATCACAGATTCTTGATTTAGAATTCTCAAGAATTCAGTTTACTCCTGATTTGATGCCCTCAGATATAACAGGGACAGAAGTTATTCAGCAGAATGTCTCAACCGGCGAAAGGAATTTTAAGTTTATAAAGGGACCTGTTTTTGCAAATATAGTCCTTGCTGATGAAATAAACAGGACCCCGCCGAAGACACAATCGGCGCTTCTCCAGGCAATGCAGGAATATAAGGTGACAGTAGCCGGTCAAACATATCCGTTACCATCGCCGTTTTTTGTTCTTGCAACGCAAAATCCTATAGAACAGGAGGGTACATATCCTTTACCGGAAGCACAGCTTGATAGGTTCTTTTTCCAGATAAATATCGATTATCCGAATGTTGATGATGAAAAAGAAATCGTGCGTAAAACAACAGGAATATTACCGGTAGAAATAAAAAATTTATTGAACGCTAAAGAGATATTAACACTACAGGAAATTGTAAGGAAAGTTCCGGTCAGCGATTATGTGGTGGATTATGTAGTAAAACTCGTTTCTGAAACACGTCCGAAAAATTCATCACTTGATTTTGTAAAAAAGTGGATTAACTGGGGAGCGGGTCCGCGTGCTTCACAGAATCTTATACTTGCCGGAAAAGCCAGGGCTGTGCTTGATAATAGATATACTGTTTCTGTGGAAGATATAAAAGTGGTTGCATTCCCTGTTTTAAGACACCGGCTAATTTTAAATTATACGGCGGAGGCAGAAGGGATAACTACCGAAGATATTATTAAGAAACTTTTAGAAAATATAAAACCAAAATGA
- a CDS encoding BatA and WFA domain-containing protein yields MFFLNPIFLIGLLAASIPIIIHLLSKKKQRNINFGDLRFLKLAASRTIRIFRIKQYLLLLIRCLLIVILTLIFARPVMHYVSSSENSETILLIDNSYSMDYYKDGKTRLETAKMVAGQVLDMLRPEEKISIFTFSDSISPIVKNPTTDKQILLSELTNVKITYRKTNTISAINEISKYFQNKQSEKRIILISDFSENGWSEKNYVLDGNYKVICIDIGDNSPENFAVSDVKNDGNDISIMVSNYSDNKKKIYGDIYIDDKKYKSLFFEPLSRKDDTMVISMKNISSGIHKCFMELEPDKLLPDNKHYFAFNFHEKPKVLMVDGNPQFSDFKGEVFFLKTALASNTSAKVINYIQLDDEQIDNYDMIFLCNISDFSRNSIVKLNDFILKGKSIVFFLGDNIKIENYNTTLSFLLPCELSAVVSGGELSDFGPFQNSEILKNIIISKRFLSIPKNGSEVILKFSDNTPFLMKGTNNVFVFTVSSNLSYSDMPVKPIFPVIIKQLFTYITKDEALIQTSVIGEKYLSKSEKTISGIITPSGKNIKGYIDTAFEEPGVYEIKYKNNKSEFLAVNLDVSSGESDLIKVNVSKIKKIVNKMFIGIITADAHLKKNLKSILYGNEITKYFIWALLVFAILETILANLRKV; encoded by the coding sequence ATGTTTTTCCTCAATCCCATTTTTTTAATAGGTTTACTCGCCGCTTCAATACCCATAATTATTCATTTGCTTTCCAAAAAAAAACAAAGGAACATAAATTTTGGTGATTTAAGATTTCTGAAACTCGCCGCAAGTCGTACTATAAGAATATTTAGAATTAAGCAATACCTGCTTCTTTTAATAAGATGTTTATTAATTGTCATTCTTACCCTGATTTTTGCAAGACCTGTTATGCATTATGTTTCTTCTTCGGAAAATTCCGAGACGATACTGCTTATAGATAATTCCTACTCAATGGATTATTACAAGGATGGTAAGACCCGGCTTGAAACTGCCAAAATGGTTGCCGGGCAGGTTCTTGATATGTTAAGACCTGAGGAAAAAATATCAATATTCACCTTTTCTGATAGTATTTCCCCGATAGTAAAAAATCCGACAACTGATAAACAAATACTCCTGTCAGAATTAACTAATGTTAAAATAACATACAGGAAAACAAATACAATAAGTGCAATAAACGAAATATCGAAATATTTCCAAAATAAGCAAAGTGAGAAACGGATAATCTTAATAAGTGATTTTTCTGAAAATGGATGGTCTGAAAAAAATTATGTGTTAGACGGCAATTATAAAGTTATATGCATAGATATCGGTGATAATAGTCCGGAAAATTTTGCCGTATCAGATGTTAAAAATGACGGTAATGATATTTCTATTATGGTATCTAATTATTCAGATAACAAGAAAAAAATATACGGCGATATTTATATAGATGATAAGAAGTATAAATCACTGTTTTTTGAGCCGCTTTCCCGGAAAGATGATACGATGGTAATTAGCATGAAAAATATTTCATCCGGAATCCATAAATGTTTTATGGAGTTAGAACCGGACAAGCTTTTGCCGGATAATAAACATTATTTTGCATTTAATTTTCATGAAAAACCGAAAGTATTAATGGTTGACGGCAATCCGCAGTTTTCTGATTTTAAAGGTGAGGTGTTTTTCTTGAAAACAGCATTAGCAAGTAATACTTCAGCAAAAGTAATAAATTATATTCAACTTGATGACGAACAGATAGATAACTACGATATGATATTTTTATGTAATATCTCGGACTTTAGCAGAAATAGTATAGTTAAATTAAACGATTTTATTTTAAAAGGAAAAAGTATAGTTTTCTTTTTGGGAGATAATATAAAAATTGAAAATTACAATACTACGCTTTCCTTTTTATTACCTTGCGAATTATCGGCAGTAGTATCAGGCGGTGAATTATCGGATTTTGGACCGTTTCAAAACAGCGAGATTTTAAAGAATATAATAATATCAAAACGGTTTTTATCAATTCCAAAGAACGGGTCGGAAGTGATATTAAAATTCTCCGACAACACCCCGTTTCTAATGAAAGGTACAAATAATGTTTTTGTTTTTACCGTTTCATCAAACCTTTCATATTCTGATATGCCGGTTAAACCAATATTTCCGGTAATTATTAAGCAGCTTTTTACATATATTACAAAAGATGAAGCATTAATTCAAACATCAGTTATCGGGGAAAAATACCTGAGTAAAAGTGAGAAGACAATATCAGGAATTATTACACCTTCGGGAAAAAATATTAAAGGTTATATTGACACTGCGTTTGAAGAACCGGGTGTTTATGAGATTAAATATAAAAACAATAAGAGTGAATTTTTAGCTGTTAATTTAGATGTGTCTTCGGGTGAATCGGATTTGATTAAGGTGAATGTATCGAAAATAAAAAAAATAGTTAATAAAATGTTTATAGGTATTATAACAGCAGATGCACATCTTAAAAAGAACTTAAAAAGTATTTTATATGGGAATGAAATAACAAAGTATTTCATATGGGCTTTATTAGTATTTGCCATACTGGAAACCATACTAGCTAATTTGAGGAAGGTATGA
- the nifS gene encoding cysteine desulfurase NifS → MGKIYFDYNATTQVHPEVLEAMLPYFKNLYGNPSSVHHFGQETRKAVEDSREKVANFLGVENVSEIIFTSCGTESNNHAIKGTAFALKNKGNHIITSKIEHHAVFEVCRYLEKHFDFTVTYLPVDKYGIINPDDVKKSITDKTILISIMHANNEIGTIQPIEEIGEIAKKNEIVFHTDAVQSAGKIPVNVKKLNVDLLSISGHKFYAPKGIGVLYIKKGTKLHPLLHGGSHEKNRRAGTENVPYIVGIAKACDILQKTMEEENKRLQKLHEKLEKGIFDKIESVQLNGHPSKRVPNTSNFSFNYIEGEGLLLSLDLEGIAASTGSACSSGTLEPSHVLAAMGIKPEIAQGSLRFSIGHFTTEADIDKLLETLPKIVDRLRSISPLWEDKIKANKNLK, encoded by the coding sequence ATGGGAAAAATATATTTTGATTATAATGCCACTACTCAGGTTCATCCCGAGGTTCTTGAGGCAATGCTTCCATATTTTAAGAATCTTTACGGTAATCCTTCCAGCGTTCATCATTTTGGCCAGGAAACAAGGAAAGCAGTTGAAGATTCCCGGGAAAAAGTCGCAAATTTTCTTGGAGTTGAAAATGTATCGGAAATAATATTTACTTCCTGCGGGACCGAATCAAATAACCATGCCATAAAAGGTACTGCTTTTGCCTTAAAAAATAAAGGAAACCACATAATTACTTCCAAAATTGAACACCATGCTGTTTTTGAAGTATGTCGCTACCTGGAAAAACATTTTGACTTTACAGTAACATATCTGCCGGTTGATAAATATGGTATCATAAATCCTGATGATGTAAAAAAATCAATTACTGATAAAACAATCCTCATATCTATTATGCATGCTAACAACGAAATCGGGACAATCCAGCCGATAGAAGAAATAGGCGAAATTGCCAAGAAAAATGAAATAGTATTTCATACCGACGCAGTCCAGTCAGCCGGAAAAATCCCTGTTAATGTAAAGAAACTTAATGTTGATTTGCTTTCAATTTCCGGTCACAAATTTTATGCCCCCAAAGGTATCGGTGTCCTTTACATAAAAAAGGGTACAAAGTTACATCCGCTTTTACACGGTGGAAGTCATGAAAAAAACCGTCGGGCCGGAACTGAAAATGTTCCCTATATTGTAGGTATCGCAAAAGCATGCGATATTTTGCAAAAAACTATGGAAGAAGAAAACAAAAGGTTACAGAAATTACATGAAAAACTTGAAAAAGGTATCTTCGATAAAATTGAAAGTGTGCAATTAAACGGTCACCCGTCAAAGAGGGTTCCAAATACATCTAACTTTTCATTCAATTATATTGAAGGCGAAGGTCTTTTACTTTCATTAGATCTTGAGGGGATTGCAGCATCAACAGGCAGTGCTTGCAGTTCGGGAACGCTAGAACCATCTCATGTCCTGGCTGCTATGGGTATTAAACCGGAAATAGCGCAGGGCTCATTAAGATTTTCAATCGGACATTTCACAACTGAAGCAGATATTGATAAACTTTTGGAAACTTTGCCTAAAATAGTCGATCGACTACGCTCAATATCACCCTTATGGGAAGATAAAATAAAAGCTAATAAAAATCTAAAATAA